In a genomic window of Seriola aureovittata isolate HTS-2021-v1 ecotype China chromosome 11, ASM2101889v1, whole genome shotgun sequence:
- the LOC130177093 gene encoding uncharacterized protein LOC130177093 isoform X1, translated as MKDLSLSLLSRGCGRFVSSNRNTGRHDGRLDVCLTPQDYYIWKSQDSLLRLSNSGRLLMEAESTLPKTYSTRRGPLLLYSQDLVTLETNCDSEIGNRKKRVVRQYTQQVEQQLSTLKELTAAILSYTSNQYTSSRLAPPLFPLLHFPPAPDLHGPRPLPFHPIQAQLSPELLVQSNPQWLPAEKKSEQLENQPEDKEEEPGSRNRVRLDLFIQIPCTSRTPTPQTEPQPWIHYVTITPEEPEESQTYLDMSLQPTGSSHYTEIRHRSTRGELHHPNMNCVHEVADDRGCSIRGNSRTTCDKGNYERSISGTRHGRIVRPCGAEQQSNTEPQTNPTSGLFLPPLNVGHSVCREKTDRPRCGSSDGAEHRAQRLPPIAESRTLAPAQAVLECQQDDQPRAESDGFQSQESLNRLHQKALILPLLFPEKEGEISGKQRGGGGGRGEKTERQWFKKQTAGWGGGGGRGGGGRLPSEKGSMILLESVEEPPPPVGVLGCVAGRKGPGKQSSLAFLQNRLPDLQDPCESSDANRGVVRGVLPLELRDLQNGKSVGSLILGPDGEIIQLSLHDNNQETSRGDDGTRQQALQVLSTEGETLPWVIVLQPELIHTGGEVELSADDLVGNTQHHRPVHRDMRDCTGEQIVTDCVIHVSNQLSDLRSSADTDACSPTGLADTAAVSQKKTKTAKAVMGTWKEPKKGVKNSVRMPPLKEWREEPGGGDTQAEEEEEEDEGEELAMTGHTNHLSGSHRPGRQNVGPTEAPAGEAVDRRRKNIKDTEGAAVTTGKREMKTVKTTESDGQTTRKGGRRQRQRVEGNSQPIRSQKQEERTNRDTAETQDHPALSSVKKKKRDREGERGEVKTNEEKEERGGEAARQKEVSAGRRRRRGRLKHKELVTGNHEDPEEKEEEVEINQEMEDQKQDDKTKTNSEEETETETDHLSASDKHSSVRSASSLRSSNASSRVNRSSSRRSAASSCEGAVPATGLASARGRLSSCSTVMVTDEQLMLNPVKPESPGPRKRRVEEEAAALRLAQRAERRRQEVERRKREREEQERKQQEKEQTEERMKNELEEERRKRAEELRLKKLAEEEERRRRNEEEQERVRREQAQRERERRMQEERRRQMERLQRMREEEEQRRKAELERLRLEEQRRREEENKKLQEMDESERMEYLRRKEEEEEDGRKKEEERKRREEEAAMLAAEKARLQAELLAREMALLQQHLAFKRGLVLEAGGLEKTQGISRPWIYSYFTLSQLLGLNPAKAETTT; from the exons atgaaagatttgtctctctccctgctgaGTCGGGGGTGCGGTCGATTTGTCTCatccaacagaaacacagggagaCACGATGGACGGCTGGACGTCTGCCTCACAccacag GATTACTACATCTGGAAGTCCCAGGATTCTCTGCTACGTCTGTCCAACAGCGGCCGTCTGCTTATGGAAGCAGAGTCAACCCTTCCAAAGACTTACAGCACTCGTAGGGGGCCACTTCTACTCTACTcccag GACTTGGTTACCTTGGAAACCAATTGTGATTCAGAGattggaaacaggaagaagagggtTGTCCGGCAGTACACTCAGCAAGTGGAACAGCAGCTGAGCACCCTAAAGGAGCTAACGGCAGCCATTTTGAGCTACACCAGCAACCAG TACACCTCTTCCCGACTTGCTCCACCCCTGTTTCCTCTACTTCACTTCCCTCCGGCTCCAGACCTTCATGGTCCCAGACCTCTGCCTTTTCACCCCATACAAGCACAGCTCAGTCCAGAGCTGCTTGTACAGTCAAACCCACAGTGGCTTCCTGCGGAGAAAAAGTCTGAACAACTGGAGAATCAACCTGAAG ATAAAGAGGAGGAGCCAGGCAGCAGGAACAGAGTCCGGCTGGATCTATTCATCCAGATACCCTGTACCTCCAGGACTCCAACCCCACAGACGGAGCCTCAGCCCTGGATACACTATGTGACAATCACCCCTGAAGAACCAGAGGAATCTCAG ACTTACTTGGACATGAGTCTGCAGCCTACTGGAAGTTCACACTATACTGAAATACGGCACCGCAGTACGAGAGGGGAGCTCCATCATCCAAACATGAACTGTGTCCATGAAGTGGCGGATGATCGAGGTTGTTCCATTCGGGGAAACAGTAGGACGACCTGTGACAAAGGCAACTATGAAAGATCCATAAGTGGGACCAGGCATGGGAGGATAG TAAGACCAtgtggagcagagcagcagtcaaACACTGAACCTCAGACAAATCCCACCTCAG GCctgttccttcctcctctgaaCGTGGGACATTCAGTCTGCAGGGAGAAGACAGACAGG CCGAGATGTGGGAGCTCGGACGGTGCTGAACACCGTGCACAGCGGCTGCCTCCCATAGCAGAGAGCCGGACCCTCGCCCCTGCACAAGCGGTCCTGGAGTGTCAGCAGGATGACCAGCCACGGGCAGAAAGCGACGGGTTTCAGTCCCAAGAAAGTCTGAACAGACTCCATCAGAAGGCTTTGATTCTACCTCTGCTGTTTCCTGAGAAGGAGG GAGAGATAAgtgggaaacagagaggaggaggaggaggaagaggagaaaaaacagagagacagtggtttaaaaaacagacagcagggtggggaggaggaggaggaagaggaggaggaggaaggctaCCCTCTGAGAAAGGCTCCATGATTCTGCTGGAGTCAGTTGAAG AGCCGCCGCCTCCAGTGGGGGTGTTGGGTTGTGTTGCAGGACGGAAAGGTCCGGGCAAGCAGAGCTCTTTGGCCTTCTTACAGAACCGATTACCTGACCTCCAGGATCCCTGTGAATCCAGTGATGCTAATAGAGGTGTGGTTAGGGGCGTTCTACCGCTGGAGCTGAGAG ATTTGCAGAATGGCAAATCTGTTGGCAGCCTGATCCTGGGTCCGGACGGAGAAATCATTCAACTGTCACTGCACGACAACAACCAGGAGACATCCCGGGGTGATGATGGCACACGGCAGCAAG CTCTCCAGGTTTTGTCTACAGAGGGAGAGACGTTACCCTGGGTCATTGTGCTGCAGCCTGAGCTTATTCATAcag gaggagaggtggagctGAGTGCAGATGATCTTGTGGGTAACACCCAGCACCATCGGCCCGTGCACAGG GACATGAGAGACTGTACCGGAGAGCAGATTGTGACGGACTGTGTGATTCATGTCTCCAACCAGCTCTCAGATCTTCGTAGCTCTGCAGACACTGATGCGTGTTCACCCACCGGCCTCGCTGACACAG CGGCTGTgagccagaaaaaaacaaagactgcaAAGGCAGTAATGGGAACGTGGAAGGAACCAAAGAAGGGTGTTAAAAACAGTGTCAGGATGCCTCCACTGaaggagtggagagaggagcCAGGAGGAGGtgacacacaggcagaggaggaggaggaggaggatgaaggggaAGAGCTCGCCATGACTGGACACACTAACCACTTGTCTGGATCACACCGGCCAGG CCGGCAGAACGTCGGCCCGACTGAAGCACCAGCAGGAGAAGCCGTggacagaaggaggaagaaCATTAAGGACACAGAGGGAGCTGCAGTAACTACCGG gaaaagggaaatgaaaacGGTGAAAACTACAGAatcagacggacagacaacgagaaaaggaggaagacgGCAGAGACAAAGAGTGGAAGGCAACTCTCAACCAATCAGGAGccagaaacaagaggagaggaccaacagagacacagcagagactcaGGACCaccctgctctctcctctgtg aaaaagaaaaagagagacagggaaggagagagaggagaagtgaagacaaatgaggagaaagaagagcGAGGAGGAGAAGCGGCGAGGCAGAAGGAGGTGTctgctgggaggaggaggagaagagggaggctGAAACACAAAGAGTTAGTTACTG GAAACCATGAGGACcctgaggagaaggaggaggaggtggagatcaACCAGGAGATGGAAGATCAGAAACAAGacgacaaaacaaaaacaaattcagaggaagagacagaaacagaaacagatcaTCTCTCCGCCAGTGACAAACACAGCAGCGTCCGATCGGCGAGTTCACTCAGGTCCTCAAACGCTTCGTCCCGGGTCAATCGGAGCAGCTCAAGGAGGTCTGCCGCCTCTTCCTGTGAGGGGGCGGTGCCAGCCACGGGTCTCGCTTCAGCACGTGGCCGCCTGTCATCATGCTCAACTGTCATGGTAACGGACGAACAGCTGATGTTGAACCCAGTAAAACCAGAG TCGCCCGGGCCCAGAAAGCGTCGGGTGGAGGAAGAGGCTGCAGCTCTGCGTCTGGCCCAGCGAGCAGAGAGGCGGAggcaggaggtggagaggaggaagagggaacgGGAGGAGCAGGAAaggaagcagcaggagaaggagcagacggaggagaggatgaagaacgagctggaggaggagaggaggaagagagctgAGGAGCTCAG ACTGAAGAAGctggcggaggaggaggagaggaggaggcgcaACGAGGAAGAGCAGGAGCGAGTGAGACGGGAACAGGctcaaagagaaagagagaggaggatgcaggaggagaggaggaggcagatggagagacttcagaggatgagagaggaggaggaacagaggaggaaag CTGAACTGGAGCGTTTGCGGCTGGAGGAGCAAAGGAGGCGGGAGGAGGAGAACAAGAAGCTCCAGGAGATGGATGAGAGTGAGAGGATGGAGTACCTCcgcaggaaggaggaggaggaagaggacgggaggaagaaggaagaggagcgtaagaggagagaggaggaggccgCCATGTTGGCTGCAGAGAAGGCCAGGCTGCAAGCGGAGCTGCTCGCCAG AGAGATGGCGCTGTTGCAGCAGCACTTGGCCTTTAAAAGGGGTCTTGTATTGGAGGCTGGAGGTCTGGAGAAAACTCAGGGTATCTCCAGACCATGGATCTACTCTTACTTCACTTTGTCGCAGCTACTGGGTCTTAATCCGGCGAAAGCTGAAACCACGACCTGA
- the LOC130177093 gene encoding uncharacterized protein LOC130177093 isoform X4, whose translation MKDLSLSLLSRGCGRFVSSNRNTGRHDGRLDVCLTPQDYYIWKSQDSLLRLSNSGRLLMEAESTLPKTYSTRRGPLLLYSQDLVTLETNCDSEIGNRKKRVVRQYTQQVEQQLSTLKELTAAILSYTSNQYTSSRLAPPLFPLLHFPPAPDLHGPRPLPFHPIQAQLSPELLVQSNPQWLPAEKKSEQLENQPEDKEEEPGSRNRVRLDLFIQIPCTSRTPTPQTEPQPWIHYVTITPEEPEESQTYLDMSLQPTGSSHYTEIRHRSTRGELHHPNMNCVHEVADDRGCSIRGNSRTTCDKGNYERSISGTRHGRIVRPCGAEQQSNTEPQTNPTSGLFLPPLNVGHSVCREKTDRPRCGSSDGAEHRAQRLPPIAESRTLAPAQAVLECQQDDQPRAESDGFQSQESLNRLHQKALILPLLFPEKEGEISGKQRGGGGGRGEKTERQWFKKQTAGWGGGGGRGGGGRLPSEKGSMILLESVEEPPPPVGVLGCVAGRKGPGKQSSLAFLQNRLPDLQDPCESSDANRGVVRGVLPLELRDLQNGKSVGSLILGPDGEIIQLSLHDNNQETSRGDDGTRQQALQVLSTEGETLPWVIVLQPELIHTGGEVELSADDLVGNTQHHRPVHRDMRDCTGEQIVTDCVIHVSNQLSDLRSSADTDACSPTGLADTAAVSQKKTKTAKAVMGTWKEPKKGVKNSVRMPPLKEWREEPGGGDTQAEEEEEEDEGEELAMTGHTNHLSGSHRPGRQNVGPTEAPAGEAVDRRRKNIKDTEGAAVTTGKREMKTVKTTESDGQTTRKGGRRQRQRVEGNSQPIRSQKQEERTNRDTAETQDHPALSSVKKKKRDREGERGEVKTNEEKEERGGEAARQKEVSAGRRRRRGRLKHKELVTGNHEDPEEKEEEVEINQEMEDQKQDDKTKTNSEEETETETDHLSASDKHSSVRSASSLRSSNASSRVNRSSSRRSAASSCEGAVPATGLASARGRLSSCSTVMVTDEQLMLNPVKPEWIVSFSRPGPESVGWRKRLQLCVWPSEQRGGGRRWRGGRGNGRSRKGSSRRRSRRRRG comes from the exons atgaaagatttgtctctctccctgctgaGTCGGGGGTGCGGTCGATTTGTCTCatccaacagaaacacagggagaCACGATGGACGGCTGGACGTCTGCCTCACAccacag GATTACTACATCTGGAAGTCCCAGGATTCTCTGCTACGTCTGTCCAACAGCGGCCGTCTGCTTATGGAAGCAGAGTCAACCCTTCCAAAGACTTACAGCACTCGTAGGGGGCCACTTCTACTCTACTcccag GACTTGGTTACCTTGGAAACCAATTGTGATTCAGAGattggaaacaggaagaagagggtTGTCCGGCAGTACACTCAGCAAGTGGAACAGCAGCTGAGCACCCTAAAGGAGCTAACGGCAGCCATTTTGAGCTACACCAGCAACCAG TACACCTCTTCCCGACTTGCTCCACCCCTGTTTCCTCTACTTCACTTCCCTCCGGCTCCAGACCTTCATGGTCCCAGACCTCTGCCTTTTCACCCCATACAAGCACAGCTCAGTCCAGAGCTGCTTGTACAGTCAAACCCACAGTGGCTTCCTGCGGAGAAAAAGTCTGAACAACTGGAGAATCAACCTGAAG ATAAAGAGGAGGAGCCAGGCAGCAGGAACAGAGTCCGGCTGGATCTATTCATCCAGATACCCTGTACCTCCAGGACTCCAACCCCACAGACGGAGCCTCAGCCCTGGATACACTATGTGACAATCACCCCTGAAGAACCAGAGGAATCTCAG ACTTACTTGGACATGAGTCTGCAGCCTACTGGAAGTTCACACTATACTGAAATACGGCACCGCAGTACGAGAGGGGAGCTCCATCATCCAAACATGAACTGTGTCCATGAAGTGGCGGATGATCGAGGTTGTTCCATTCGGGGAAACAGTAGGACGACCTGTGACAAAGGCAACTATGAAAGATCCATAAGTGGGACCAGGCATGGGAGGATAG TAAGACCAtgtggagcagagcagcagtcaaACACTGAACCTCAGACAAATCCCACCTCAG GCctgttccttcctcctctgaaCGTGGGACATTCAGTCTGCAGGGAGAAGACAGACAGG CCGAGATGTGGGAGCTCGGACGGTGCTGAACACCGTGCACAGCGGCTGCCTCCCATAGCAGAGAGCCGGACCCTCGCCCCTGCACAAGCGGTCCTGGAGTGTCAGCAGGATGACCAGCCACGGGCAGAAAGCGACGGGTTTCAGTCCCAAGAAAGTCTGAACAGACTCCATCAGAAGGCTTTGATTCTACCTCTGCTGTTTCCTGAGAAGGAGG GAGAGATAAgtgggaaacagagaggaggaggaggaggaagaggagaaaaaacagagagacagtggtttaaaaaacagacagcagggtggggaggaggaggaggaagaggaggaggaggaaggctaCCCTCTGAGAAAGGCTCCATGATTCTGCTGGAGTCAGTTGAAG AGCCGCCGCCTCCAGTGGGGGTGTTGGGTTGTGTTGCAGGACGGAAAGGTCCGGGCAAGCAGAGCTCTTTGGCCTTCTTACAGAACCGATTACCTGACCTCCAGGATCCCTGTGAATCCAGTGATGCTAATAGAGGTGTGGTTAGGGGCGTTCTACCGCTGGAGCTGAGAG ATTTGCAGAATGGCAAATCTGTTGGCAGCCTGATCCTGGGTCCGGACGGAGAAATCATTCAACTGTCACTGCACGACAACAACCAGGAGACATCCCGGGGTGATGATGGCACACGGCAGCAAG CTCTCCAGGTTTTGTCTACAGAGGGAGAGACGTTACCCTGGGTCATTGTGCTGCAGCCTGAGCTTATTCATAcag gaggagaggtggagctGAGTGCAGATGATCTTGTGGGTAACACCCAGCACCATCGGCCCGTGCACAGG GACATGAGAGACTGTACCGGAGAGCAGATTGTGACGGACTGTGTGATTCATGTCTCCAACCAGCTCTCAGATCTTCGTAGCTCTGCAGACACTGATGCGTGTTCACCCACCGGCCTCGCTGACACAG CGGCTGTgagccagaaaaaaacaaagactgcaAAGGCAGTAATGGGAACGTGGAAGGAACCAAAGAAGGGTGTTAAAAACAGTGTCAGGATGCCTCCACTGaaggagtggagagaggagcCAGGAGGAGGtgacacacaggcagaggaggaggaggaggaggatgaaggggaAGAGCTCGCCATGACTGGACACACTAACCACTTGTCTGGATCACACCGGCCAGG CCGGCAGAACGTCGGCCCGACTGAAGCACCAGCAGGAGAAGCCGTggacagaaggaggaagaaCATTAAGGACACAGAGGGAGCTGCAGTAACTACCGG gaaaagggaaatgaaaacGGTGAAAACTACAGAatcagacggacagacaacgagaaaaggaggaagacgGCAGAGACAAAGAGTGGAAGGCAACTCTCAACCAATCAGGAGccagaaacaagaggagaggaccaacagagacacagcagagactcaGGACCaccctgctctctcctctgtg aaaaagaaaaagagagacagggaaggagagagaggagaagtgaagacaaatgaggagaaagaagagcGAGGAGGAGAAGCGGCGAGGCAGAAGGAGGTGTctgctgggaggaggaggagaagagggaggctGAAACACAAAGAGTTAGTTACTG GAAACCATGAGGACcctgaggagaaggaggaggaggtggagatcaACCAGGAGATGGAAGATCAGAAACAAGacgacaaaacaaaaacaaattcagaggaagagacagaaacagaaacagatcaTCTCTCCGCCAGTGACAAACACAGCAGCGTCCGATCGGCGAGTTCACTCAGGTCCTCAAACGCTTCGTCCCGGGTCAATCGGAGCAGCTCAAGGAGGTCTGCCGCCTCTTCCTGTGAGGGGGCGGTGCCAGCCACGGGTCTCGCTTCAGCACGTGGCCGCCTGTCATCATGCTCAACTGTCATGGTAACGGACGAACAGCTGATGTTGAACCCAGTAAAACCAGAG TGGATCGTATCATTTAGTCGCCCGGGCCCAGAAAGCGTCGGGTGGAGGAAGAGGCTGCAGCTCTGCGTCTGGCCCAGCGAGCAGAGAGGCGGAggcaggaggtggagaggaggaagagggaacgGGAGGAGCAGGAAaggaagcagcaggagaaggagcagacggaggagaggatga
- the LOC130177093 gene encoding uncharacterized protein LOC130177093 isoform X3: MKDLSLSLLSRGCGRFVSSNRNTGRHDGRLDVCLTPQDYYIWKSQDSLLRLSNSGRLLMEAESTLPKTYSTRRGPLLLYSQDLVTLETNCDSEIGNRKKRVVRQYTQQVEQQLSTLKELTAAILSYTSNQYTSSRLAPPLFPLLHFPPAPDLHGPRPLPFHPIQAQLSPELLVQSNPQWLPAEKKSEQLENQPEDKEEEPGSRNRVRLDLFIQIPCTSRTPTPQTEPQPWIHYVTITPEEPEESQTYLDMSLQPTGSSHYTEIRHRSTRGELHHPNMNCVHEVADDRGCSIRGNSRTTCDKGNYERSISGTRHGRIVRPCGAEQQSNTEPQTNPTSGLFLPPLNVGHSVCREKTDRPRCGSSDGAEHRAQRLPPIAESRTLAPAQAVLECQQDDQPRAESDGFQSQESLNRLHQKALILPLLFPEKEGEISGKQRGGGGGRGEKTERQWFKKQTAGWGGGGGRGGGGRLPSEKGSMILLESVEEPPPPVGVLGCVAGRKGPGKQSSLAFLQNRLPDLQDPCESSDANRGVVRGVLPLELRDLQNGKSVGSLILGPDGEIIQLSLHDNNQETSRGDDGTRQQALQVLSTEGETLPWVIVLQPELIHTGGEVELSADDLVGNTQHHRPVHRDMRDCTGEQIVTDCVIHVSNQLSDLRSSADTDACSPTGLADTAAVSQKKTKTAKAVMGTWKEPKKGVKNSVRMPPLKEWREEPGGGDTQAEEEEEEDEGEELAMTGHTNHLSGSHRPGRQNVGPTEAPAGEAVDRRRKNIKDTEGAAVTTGKREMKTVKTTESDGQTTRKGGRRQRQRVEGNSQPIRSQKQEERTNRDTAETQDHPALSSVKKKKRDREGERGEVKTNEEKEERGGEAARQKEVSAGRRRRRGRLKHKELVTGNHEDPEEKEEEVEINQEMEDQKQDDKTKTNSEEETETETDHLSASDKHSSVRSASSLRSSNASSRVNRSSSRRSAASSCEGAVPATGLASARGRLSSCSTVMVTDEQLMLNPVKPESPGPRKRRVEEEAAALRLAQRAERRRQEVERRKREREEQERKQQEKEQTEERMKNELEEERRKRAEELS; this comes from the exons atgaaagatttgtctctctccctgctgaGTCGGGGGTGCGGTCGATTTGTCTCatccaacagaaacacagggagaCACGATGGACGGCTGGACGTCTGCCTCACAccacag GATTACTACATCTGGAAGTCCCAGGATTCTCTGCTACGTCTGTCCAACAGCGGCCGTCTGCTTATGGAAGCAGAGTCAACCCTTCCAAAGACTTACAGCACTCGTAGGGGGCCACTTCTACTCTACTcccag GACTTGGTTACCTTGGAAACCAATTGTGATTCAGAGattggaaacaggaagaagagggtTGTCCGGCAGTACACTCAGCAAGTGGAACAGCAGCTGAGCACCCTAAAGGAGCTAACGGCAGCCATTTTGAGCTACACCAGCAACCAG TACACCTCTTCCCGACTTGCTCCACCCCTGTTTCCTCTACTTCACTTCCCTCCGGCTCCAGACCTTCATGGTCCCAGACCTCTGCCTTTTCACCCCATACAAGCACAGCTCAGTCCAGAGCTGCTTGTACAGTCAAACCCACAGTGGCTTCCTGCGGAGAAAAAGTCTGAACAACTGGAGAATCAACCTGAAG ATAAAGAGGAGGAGCCAGGCAGCAGGAACAGAGTCCGGCTGGATCTATTCATCCAGATACCCTGTACCTCCAGGACTCCAACCCCACAGACGGAGCCTCAGCCCTGGATACACTATGTGACAATCACCCCTGAAGAACCAGAGGAATCTCAG ACTTACTTGGACATGAGTCTGCAGCCTACTGGAAGTTCACACTATACTGAAATACGGCACCGCAGTACGAGAGGGGAGCTCCATCATCCAAACATGAACTGTGTCCATGAAGTGGCGGATGATCGAGGTTGTTCCATTCGGGGAAACAGTAGGACGACCTGTGACAAAGGCAACTATGAAAGATCCATAAGTGGGACCAGGCATGGGAGGATAG TAAGACCAtgtggagcagagcagcagtcaaACACTGAACCTCAGACAAATCCCACCTCAG GCctgttccttcctcctctgaaCGTGGGACATTCAGTCTGCAGGGAGAAGACAGACAGG CCGAGATGTGGGAGCTCGGACGGTGCTGAACACCGTGCACAGCGGCTGCCTCCCATAGCAGAGAGCCGGACCCTCGCCCCTGCACAAGCGGTCCTGGAGTGTCAGCAGGATGACCAGCCACGGGCAGAAAGCGACGGGTTTCAGTCCCAAGAAAGTCTGAACAGACTCCATCAGAAGGCTTTGATTCTACCTCTGCTGTTTCCTGAGAAGGAGG GAGAGATAAgtgggaaacagagaggaggaggaggaggaagaggagaaaaaacagagagacagtggtttaaaaaacagacagcagggtggggaggaggaggaggaagaggaggaggaggaaggctaCCCTCTGAGAAAGGCTCCATGATTCTGCTGGAGTCAGTTGAAG AGCCGCCGCCTCCAGTGGGGGTGTTGGGTTGTGTTGCAGGACGGAAAGGTCCGGGCAAGCAGAGCTCTTTGGCCTTCTTACAGAACCGATTACCTGACCTCCAGGATCCCTGTGAATCCAGTGATGCTAATAGAGGTGTGGTTAGGGGCGTTCTACCGCTGGAGCTGAGAG ATTTGCAGAATGGCAAATCTGTTGGCAGCCTGATCCTGGGTCCGGACGGAGAAATCATTCAACTGTCACTGCACGACAACAACCAGGAGACATCCCGGGGTGATGATGGCACACGGCAGCAAG CTCTCCAGGTTTTGTCTACAGAGGGAGAGACGTTACCCTGGGTCATTGTGCTGCAGCCTGAGCTTATTCATAcag gaggagaggtggagctGAGTGCAGATGATCTTGTGGGTAACACCCAGCACCATCGGCCCGTGCACAGG GACATGAGAGACTGTACCGGAGAGCAGATTGTGACGGACTGTGTGATTCATGTCTCCAACCAGCTCTCAGATCTTCGTAGCTCTGCAGACACTGATGCGTGTTCACCCACCGGCCTCGCTGACACAG CGGCTGTgagccagaaaaaaacaaagactgcaAAGGCAGTAATGGGAACGTGGAAGGAACCAAAGAAGGGTGTTAAAAACAGTGTCAGGATGCCTCCACTGaaggagtggagagaggagcCAGGAGGAGGtgacacacaggcagaggaggaggaggaggaggatgaaggggaAGAGCTCGCCATGACTGGACACACTAACCACTTGTCTGGATCACACCGGCCAGG CCGGCAGAACGTCGGCCCGACTGAAGCACCAGCAGGAGAAGCCGTggacagaaggaggaagaaCATTAAGGACACAGAGGGAGCTGCAGTAACTACCGG gaaaagggaaatgaaaacGGTGAAAACTACAGAatcagacggacagacaacgagaaaaggaggaagacgGCAGAGACAAAGAGTGGAAGGCAACTCTCAACCAATCAGGAGccagaaacaagaggagaggaccaacagagacacagcagagactcaGGACCaccctgctctctcctctgtg aaaaagaaaaagagagacagggaaggagagagaggagaagtgaagacaaatgaggagaaagaagagcGAGGAGGAGAAGCGGCGAGGCAGAAGGAGGTGTctgctgggaggaggaggagaagagggaggctGAAACACAAAGAGTTAGTTACTG GAAACCATGAGGACcctgaggagaaggaggaggaggtggagatcaACCAGGAGATGGAAGATCAGAAACAAGacgacaaaacaaaaacaaattcagaggaagagacagaaacagaaacagatcaTCTCTCCGCCAGTGACAAACACAGCAGCGTCCGATCGGCGAGTTCACTCAGGTCCTCAAACGCTTCGTCCCGGGTCAATCGGAGCAGCTCAAGGAGGTCTGCCGCCTCTTCCTGTGAGGGGGCGGTGCCAGCCACGGGTCTCGCTTCAGCACGTGGCCGCCTGTCATCATGCTCAACTGTCATGGTAACGGACGAACAGCTGATGTTGAACCCAGTAAAACCAGAG TCGCCCGGGCCCAGAAAGCGTCGGGTGGAGGAAGAGGCTGCAGCTCTGCGTCTGGCCCAGCGAGCAGAGAGGCGGAggcaggaggtggagaggaggaagagggaacgGGAGGAGCAGGAAaggaagcagcaggagaaggagcagacggaggagaggatgaagaacgagctggaggaggagaggaggaagagagctgAGGAGCTCAG CTGA